In one Kineococcus mangrovi genomic region, the following are encoded:
- a CDS encoding LysR family transcriptional regulator, translating into MAVEVRHLRALLSVLEEGTFTDAAIALGTTQASVSRLVAALERELGVHVLQRTPRGAVATAAGGRIAVHAHRVLQEVDAITRLARDDGGLEGEVRVGYAWAALGRHTTVLQERWRQRHPGSTLVFTQTSTGTAGLQEGLVDVAVTRRRLDGRRFATALLGTESRWAAVGSAHPLARRRRVRLHDFHGAVIGSDARTGTTTRDLWPPGTVPAATRDTRGVDEWLTLIAAGQAVGITTEATTWQHQRPGVVYRPVVDADPVPVWLGWWRDAGPAWAPALAELAGELYAGEG; encoded by the coding sequence ATGGCGGTCGAGGTGCGTCACCTGCGGGCCCTGCTGAGCGTGCTGGAGGAGGGCACCTTCACCGACGCGGCGATCGCCCTGGGCACCACCCAGGCGTCCGTCTCCCGGCTGGTGGCCGCTCTGGAGCGCGAGCTCGGGGTGCACGTGCTGCAGCGCACCCCCCGCGGCGCGGTCGCCACCGCGGCCGGCGGGCGCATCGCCGTGCACGCCCACCGGGTGCTGCAGGAGGTCGACGCCATCACCCGCCTGGCCCGGGACGACGGCGGCCTCGAGGGCGAGGTGCGGGTCGGGTACGCCTGGGCCGCGCTGGGGCGGCACACCACCGTCCTGCAGGAGCGCTGGCGGCAGCGGCACCCAGGATCCACGCTGGTCTTCACCCAGACGAGCACGGGCACGGCGGGCCTGCAGGAGGGCCTCGTCGACGTCGCCGTCACCCGCCGCCGCCTGGACGGGCGCCGGTTCGCCACCGCCCTGCTGGGCACCGAGAGCCGGTGGGCGGCCGTCGGTTCGGCGCACCCGCTGGCCCGCCGGCGCAGGGTGCGCCTGCACGACTTCCACGGCGCCGTCATCGGCAGCGACGCCCGCACGGGCACCACCACCCGGGACCTGTGGCCGCCGGGGACGGTGCCGGCGGCCACCCGCGACACCCGCGGCGTGGACGAGTGGCTGACCCTCATCGCCGCCGGGCAGGCGGTCGGCATCACCACCGAGGCGACGACGTGGCAGCACCAGCGGCCGGGCGTCGTCTACCGCCCCGTCGTCGACGCCGACCCGGTACCGGTCTGGCTGGGGTGGTGGCGCGACGCCGGACCGGCGTGGGCACCCGCGCTGGCCGAGCTGGCCGGCGAGCTCTACGCCGGGGAAGGCTGA